A part of Xenopus tropicalis strain Nigerian chromosome 4, UCB_Xtro_10.0, whole genome shotgun sequence genomic DNA contains:
- the sstr3 gene encoding somatostatin receptor type 3 codes for MTPTFPTTLLESSYIEFNATLNTNISFNQNGTSPGLLIPLVYLVVCAVGLWGNTLVIYLAWRSPAGQNSVTALYILNLALADDLFMLGLPFLAAQNALSYWPFGSPACRLVMTLDAVNQFTSIFCLTVLSFDRYLAVVRPIQSAKWRKPKVAKCVNVTVWILSFLVVLPVVFFSGVPGDTGTCHIAWPEPAQMWRTGFILYTAALGFFCPLLVICICHLLIVAQVRSSGKRVRVAPNRRQGPERKVTKMVALTVTAFVLCWFPFYALNIINLLWPLPESPKLYGLYSFVVALSYANSCLNPIIYALLARPFQRGLRRVLCRTSVRVADGTLKRGDDEVQEELSRVNGISQEGRSVRTDGGEGNSIKSGSQNRVQQDVGTSAQKSLPEDLGACEKESMLRISYL; via the coding sequence ATGACACCAACCTTTCCAACTACCCTTCTTGAGAGCTCCTACATTGAGTTCAATGCAACCCTTAATACCAATATTTCATTTAATCAGAATGGGACTTCTCCAGGACTCCTTATTCCTCTTGTGTATTTAGTTGTGTGTGCTGTAGGGTTGTGGGGAAATACATTGGTTATATACTTGGCATGGCGCAGTCCTGCTGGCCAGAACTCAGTGACTGCCCTCTATATCCTTAATCTGGCACTGGCTGATGACCTTTTCATGCTGGGTCTTCCCTTTCTCGCAGCCCAGAATGCTCTATCCTACTGGCCCTTTGGCTCACCTGCATGCCGTCTGGTAATGACACTAGATGCAGTCAACCAGTTTACCAGTATCTTTTGCTTGACTGTTCTAAGTTTTGATAGATATTTAGCTGTAGTGCGTCCAATTCAGTCAGCCAAGTGGAGAAAACCTAAGGTGGCAAAATGTGTCAATGTGACCGTATGGATCCTATCATTTTTGGTTGTGCTCCCTGTTGTCTTCTTTTCTGGTGTGCCAGGGGATACTGGGACTTGTCATATAGCGTGGCCGGAGCCAGCACAAATGTGGAGAACTGGTTTTATTCTGTACACTGCTGCCCTTGGCTTCTTTTGCCCTCTACTTGTAATCTGCATTTGCCACTTGCTAATAGTGGCCCAAGTAAGGTCTTCTGGGAAACGTGTTAGAGTAGCCCCAAATCGTAGACAGGGGCCTGAACGAAAGGTAACCAAGATGGTGGCACTGACAGTCACTGCATTTGTCCTATGCTGGTTTCCCTTTTATGCACTGAACATTATCAATCTTTTGTGGCCCCTGCCAGAAAGCCCTAAGCTCTATGGGCTATACTCATTCGTAGTAGCCCTTTCTTATGCAAACAGCTGCCTCAATCCAATTATTTATGCTCTCCTAGCTCGTCCCTTCCAGCGAGGCTTACGAAGAGTCCTCTGTAGGACCTCTGTCCGTGTAGCTGATGGAACATTGAAAAGAGGAGATGATGAGGTGCAAGAAGAACTTAGCAGGGTTAATGGTATATCCCAAGAAGGGAGAAGTGTCAGAACAGACGGCGGAGAAGGAAATAGTATAAAATCTGGAAGTCAGAATCGTGTTCAACAAGACGTTGGTACATCTGCACAAAAATCTCTGCCAGAGGATCTGGGGGCATGCGAGAAAGAAAGTATGCTAAGAATTAGTTATTTGTGA